Proteins encoded together in one Coffea arabica cultivar ET-39 chromosome 2c, Coffea Arabica ET-39 HiFi, whole genome shotgun sequence window:
- the LOC113732559 gene encoding protein ANTI-SILENCING 1 isoform X1, which yields MPNFLELKEEEALEFSWGHKRCLGGTYNGVQFYDSFTYDGINYSLYDCVYMWADDQREPYIGKLVKIWETASHKKKVKVVWFFRPIEIAHWLGDIKPLKTEIFLATGEGKGLFNLNPLEAISGKCKVVCVSKDPRNAQPTEDDLRNADYIFYRTFDVGSCKVSTAFADQVAGIEVKHYFNSRKVQKSILDTENVANFPVKDGTPARVKTKFSDTSASTDVPEIQAQKRRKVEGSLGYKEKLDVKDPFGKNISMSKGVNINDKASKDPHQLGQNKGMKSDSQVMEVTSRLDTDSSKWFKIQSWDDRMNAAHEKGTLVLFENLDPSYTSTEVEDIVFHVFNQQVSAKMIQHSPFSRPNYGQAFVIFKTRDAADVVISQLKRRCLMLGDRRPVVGRRAKPTDPRNPPKFFGHISIPKLRLQKQHEDMRNAVSTPHYSQSNTVEFDMAMEWCSLYGRSKLWWETLHQEQAKETEALRNEIKIHHPNEQGYLVFPLSFYNFLLLKGQLLPFPGSIYQILIAMHLSGSCIAVALMTRALNVAGRFVSATVYREAYMGVPFFCTVYEVTPTHRVGHIVQALGSKVIYKCLEDVPIFGHVDGAASMHIISSKYT from the exons ATGCCGAACTTTCTGGAGTTAAAAGAGGAAGAGGCTCTTGAATTTAGTTGGGGTCACAAAAGGTGTCTTGGTGGCACTTACAATGGTGTCCAGTTTTATGATTCATTCACTTATGATGGCATCAACTACTCTCTTTATGATTGTGTCTACATGTGGGCTGATGATCAACGTGAACCTTACATTGGTAAGCTTGTTAAAATATGGGAGACGGCAAGCCACAAAAAGAAAGTGAAAGTTGTGTGGTTTTTCCGTCCCATTGAGATAGCACATTGGTTAGGAGATATCAAGCCACTCAAGACTGAGATATTCTTAGCTACTGGGGAGGGAAAAGGCCTTTTCAATCTCAATCCTTTG GAAGCAATTTCTGGGAAGTGCAAAGTTGTTTGTGTGTCAAAAGACCCAAGAAATGCTCAACCAACGGAAGACGATTTGAGGAATGCTGATTACATATTTTACCGTACTTTCGATGTGGGAAGCTGCAAGGTGTCGACTGCTTTTGCTGACCAAGTTGCTGGCATTGAAG TGAAGCATTACTTCAATTCAAGAAAGGTTCAAAAGTCAATCCTTGATACTGAAAATGTAGCAAATTTTCCTGTGAAGGATGGGACACCTGCTAGAGTTAAAACGAAGTTTTCAGATACTTCTGCATCTACTGATGTGCCTGAGATTCAGGCACAGAAGAGGAGGAAAGTTGAAGGCTCTTTAG GGTACAAGGAAAAATTGGATGTCAAGGATCCTTTCGGGAAGAATATAAGTATGTCGAAAGGAGTTAATATCAATGACAAAGCTAGCAAGGACCCTCACCAACTTGGACAAAACAAAGGCATGAAGAGCGATAGCCAAGTTATGGAAGTAACAAGCAGGCTGGATACG GATTCAAGCAAATGGTTCAAGATCCAA TCTTGGGATGACAGAATGAATGCAGCTCATGAGAAGGGCACACTTGTCTTATTTGAGAATCTGGACCCATCCTATACGTCCACAGAAGTCGAG GATATTGTGTTTCATGTATTCAACCAACAAGTTAGTGCAAAGATGATACAACACAGCCCATTTTCCAGACCAAATTATG GACAAGCATTTGTCATATTCAAAACAAGAGATGCTGCAGATGTTGTCATCTCTCAGCTAAAAAGGAGATGTCTTATGTTGGGTGATCGAAG ACCTGTTGTGGGTCGTCGAGCAAAACCGACAGATCCTCGTAATCCACCAAAGTTTTTTGGCCATATTTCTATTCCCAAACTTCGGTTACAGAAGCAGCATGAAGATATG AGAAATGCAGTTTCAACACCACATTACTCTCAGAGCAATACCGTTGAATTTGATATGGCCATGGAATGGTGTTCACTCTATGGAAGATCAAAACTATGGTGGGAAACTTTGCATCAG GAACAAGCAAAGGAGACTGAAGCTCTAAGAAACGAGATCAAGATTCATCATCCCAACGAGCAAGGGTACCTAGTGTTTCCATTAAGTTTTTACAACTTTTTACTTCTTAAGGGACAATTATTACCCTTTCCAGGTTCTATTTATCAGATTTTGATTGCCATGCATTTATCTGGTTCATGTATTGCAGTAGCATTAATGACACGTGCATTAAACGTTGCAGGTAGATTTGTTTCAGCTACCGTATATAGGGAAGCATACATGGGTGTACCTTTTTTTTGCACAGTTTATGAGGTTACACCCACCCATAGAGTTGGTCACATAGTTCAGGCTTTAGGAAGCAAAGTTATATACAAGTGCTTAGAAGATGTACCTATTTTTGGTCATGTAGATGGGGCTGCATCTATGCATATAATTTCGAGCAAATATACATAG
- the LOC113732559 gene encoding protein ANTI-SILENCING 1 isoform X2, whose protein sequence is MPNFLELKEEEALEFSWGHKRCLGGTYNGVQFYDSFTYDGINYSLYDCVYMWADDQREPYIGKLVKIWETASHKKKVKVVWFFRPIEIAHWLGDIKPLKTEIFLATGEGKGLFNLNPLEAISGKCKVVCVSKDPRNAQPTEDDLRNADYIFYRTFDVGSCKVSTAFADQVAGIEVKHYFNSRKVQKSILDTENVANFPVKDGTPARVKTKFSDTSASTDVPEIQAQKRRKVEGSLGYKEKLDVKDPFGKNISMSKGVNINDKASKDPHQLGQNKGMKSDSQVMEVTSRLDTDSSKWFKIQSWDDRMNAAHEKGTLVLFENLDPSYTSTEVEDIVFHVFNQQVSAKMIQHSPFSRPNYGQAFVIFKTRDAADVVISQLKRRCLMLGDRRPVVGRRAKPTDPRNPPKFFGHISIPKLRLQKQHEDMRNAVSTPHYSQSNTVEFDMAMEWCSLYGRSKLWWETLHQEQAKETEALRNEIKIHHPNEQG, encoded by the exons ATGCCGAACTTTCTGGAGTTAAAAGAGGAAGAGGCTCTTGAATTTAGTTGGGGTCACAAAAGGTGTCTTGGTGGCACTTACAATGGTGTCCAGTTTTATGATTCATTCACTTATGATGGCATCAACTACTCTCTTTATGATTGTGTCTACATGTGGGCTGATGATCAACGTGAACCTTACATTGGTAAGCTTGTTAAAATATGGGAGACGGCAAGCCACAAAAAGAAAGTGAAAGTTGTGTGGTTTTTCCGTCCCATTGAGATAGCACATTGGTTAGGAGATATCAAGCCACTCAAGACTGAGATATTCTTAGCTACTGGGGAGGGAAAAGGCCTTTTCAATCTCAATCCTTTG GAAGCAATTTCTGGGAAGTGCAAAGTTGTTTGTGTGTCAAAAGACCCAAGAAATGCTCAACCAACGGAAGACGATTTGAGGAATGCTGATTACATATTTTACCGTACTTTCGATGTGGGAAGCTGCAAGGTGTCGACTGCTTTTGCTGACCAAGTTGCTGGCATTGAAG TGAAGCATTACTTCAATTCAAGAAAGGTTCAAAAGTCAATCCTTGATACTGAAAATGTAGCAAATTTTCCTGTGAAGGATGGGACACCTGCTAGAGTTAAAACGAAGTTTTCAGATACTTCTGCATCTACTGATGTGCCTGAGATTCAGGCACAGAAGAGGAGGAAAGTTGAAGGCTCTTTAG GGTACAAGGAAAAATTGGATGTCAAGGATCCTTTCGGGAAGAATATAAGTATGTCGAAAGGAGTTAATATCAATGACAAAGCTAGCAAGGACCCTCACCAACTTGGACAAAACAAAGGCATGAAGAGCGATAGCCAAGTTATGGAAGTAACAAGCAGGCTGGATACG GATTCAAGCAAATGGTTCAAGATCCAA TCTTGGGATGACAGAATGAATGCAGCTCATGAGAAGGGCACACTTGTCTTATTTGAGAATCTGGACCCATCCTATACGTCCACAGAAGTCGAG GATATTGTGTTTCATGTATTCAACCAACAAGTTAGTGCAAAGATGATACAACACAGCCCATTTTCCAGACCAAATTATG GACAAGCATTTGTCATATTCAAAACAAGAGATGCTGCAGATGTTGTCATCTCTCAGCTAAAAAGGAGATGTCTTATGTTGGGTGATCGAAG ACCTGTTGTGGGTCGTCGAGCAAAACCGACAGATCCTCGTAATCCACCAAAGTTTTTTGGCCATATTTCTATTCCCAAACTTCGGTTACAGAAGCAGCATGAAGATATG AGAAATGCAGTTTCAACACCACATTACTCTCAGAGCAATACCGTTGAATTTGATATGGCCATGGAATGGTGTTCACTCTATGGAAGATCAAAACTATGGTGGGAAACTTTGCATCAG GAACAAGCAAAGGAGACTGAAGCTCTAAGAAACGAGATCAAGATTCATCATCCCAACGAGCAAGG GTAG